The segment GTCCCTGTTATTTCCTTAAAAACCCTAAAGTTCAAGTCTTATTGTGAAAATAATTACCAGGTTCAGGTCCCAATACGGGAATAAATACTaagttcagggactaatttgGACAAAGAAAAGTTCAAACTCTAATATTAAATTTGTTGCCAAATTCAAGGTtcaagtaataatttaacctaaactTAAACATAATAGTTTAGCTATTATACTAACCACGTATCTTAGGTGTGAAACTAGACATGTTAATTGAGTAGGTAGAGTTGATTTTTGTCGAATCAATCGAGATTGAgttaatctaaattttaaaagttttgaaTCAATTCAATTCGAATCATTTGATCAACTTTGATTTTGAATTGATCGAACGGTGAAAATATATAGTGACATTAGAATCATGTATCTTAAAGGTAGAACTACGAAACTAGatatatcaattaaataaatcaaattgatTTTGATCGAATCGATTTTAATTAGGtcggtttaaattttaaaaatttcaaatcattttaaTTTGATTCATTTAATCGAATCTGATTTTAGATTAAGATTTAGTAACATTAAGATTCTACTATAGCCTATTGAAGCAACCAAAAGGGAGGGATGTTGGGATCTTATGATTGGGGGAGCGGGTTACCTGGCAGAGGCGAATCTTGGTGGCAGCCAAGGCCTCCCAAAATTTTGGACTTATGTTATTTGAGTGCCAAATGGTAGCTTTAACCACTGTTTCAACAAGATATGATGGGATGTCGATGACGTACATAAACATATCTCTCTCACACACTTTTATATATAAAAGGGAAGGGCTATCATGATCAACCCATccaaaaaaggaaaaacaaaaatgCAATCCTTTGCTTTGAATACAATTTTCATACTGATCTCTCTATCCTATCTTTCCATTGTTGTTTCTAGTTCCAAACCTTTGAATCCATGCAATGGTGATTTCTTACACACCCAAGCTTACAGACAGATGCAAAACCAAACAAACACCACCCACTGCAAAAAACTCTCATCATTACAAGCTCAATTCGCTTGGAACTACCACAAAACCAGTCACAACCAAACCCAACTCAACATCCTCATAGGCACCAAGTCGATCACTAACATGGGTTGGTTAGCATGGGGCATTAACCCTGACTTACCAAGAATGGTTGGGACTAGAGCTATAATTGCTGTTAAAGTCCCAAACCAAATTACTCCATCGGTGAACACTTATAATATCACCAAAGACATACAACTTGGGTGTAAATTTCAACCTTCGGGGATTGATTTCATGGTTCAAAACATGACGGTTGTTGATGATAAGGATGTTGGGTTTTTTTCTGTGTTTGCTACTTTGGTTCTACCTCAAAGATACAATGTTTCGAGTTTGAACCATGTGTGGCAAGTTGGGTATTGTGTAGATGGACTGGAACCCAAGATGCATGAGACGAGTTTGGGGAATTTAGATAGCAAAGAGGTTTTGGATTTGGAGACTGGGGATTGTCAGAACATTGGACAACATAGGCGACATATGAGAAAGGTAAAATCAAAACTTTAGTCCCTCTCAGTTTTCATATTGATTAAATTTgtctctttcaatttaatccctgatGATTTCGAAAGTGAGtaattaaggaaaaattaatTACATTGTTAATATTTTTTCGTCAATTGTCTATTTTTTATatgataacaaatttagctttcaAAGTTTACACGTTTTCTTAATTTtgtcttaatttaacaaatttagtaCATCACATTAACGCATTCTATCAATATTTacacaatatataaatattaagagcCAAATTTGTTATTACACTAATCAAAATTATGAACAATTGACGAAAAATATTAACactataattaattattcttaattgctcgtttttcaaaattaatagatATTACATTATTCTATATTATTCAAATTTGAGTGTGAAAGGAACATTAatattttaaggaaaaatatACTTGCCTTGGGGATGGGTTTAGTtcatattactttaatttaaagaaaataatgcGTTTTAGCCTATTCAAATTCACGTTCTCTTGCACTGACAATAATATCGATACCAACTGAGTTAAGACTCAATTCTTGATATAGATGTAATTTTTAAATAGTCATCTAATGGTGTTAATGATTTAGATTCAACCATGATTAATAATAATAGGAGgactaaattatattaaattaagtaCGATAATAAATCTTTAAGTAGAATATAATATTGAGACAAAAACtcaaatttgataaataaaaaataatttataggTAATGTACTAGAGATGTTAATGGGTCGAGATCAGGTTGGAATATGAATGGTATCAATAACAAATAGTTGTCTaagtttgatttaaaatatggATTTCGAATTTTATACAGTCTATTTATATTTGCAAATAGTCAATCCAAACTCGCTTAAGTttggtttttttttcaattatttaaaaaaatattttttatttttattttttcatatattttttcttttactaaatttaaaataaacaatttaacatatttttaatatttatattttagtatatattacataatttataaaaggcataatgataaatttagcttctaatatttatttatttagtcagtgtagtctttttttttcaaattattttgacTCCCAACCTTCAAAATTTAGTCAAATTGTATTTTTTTTGGAATGGAAATGTTAATTAAATCGTTAAATTATTGATAATAAATCTTTAAGTAGATAATGACAAATTAGATTTTTCCTcctaatttttagtatttttagttGGATTTAAATTTGTTGAGAAGGAAAAACTGAAAATCGGAGAAAAAAATCTAATTAGTCATTTTCTTATTGGAAAGAAATAAGAATGACGTAGAATCACAGTTTCACAAAATACTTTATCAGTTGAGACATGTATGGTATTAATATTATTGATATTAATATTACACGTAGTTGTTTAAACTCGATTCAGAATATGGATTTCAATTTTTGCACAAATACCTCCAAATTTGTTTAAGACTAtccattttttaattattttagaaaaatatattatttttatttaatatttagtaattttatttttttaccaacatcatttttttattaatttttaaacataaacaatttaacatatttttaatatttatattgtttTAGCTCCTAAAGTTTATTTTTTTATCACGTTAATCTCTTTTTTAATTACTTTGACccgtaaaaaaaaaaagtaatgtgACTAAAATTTAAAGGCTGAAGACCAAAGTAATAAAAAATAGGGCTAAAGTGACAAAAAAAGTTAACGTTAAGGGTTAAATTTATGATTATACctatataaatataaaagaaaacagCCGATTGAGCATTAACTCAGTTGGCATTGATATTGTTGTCAATGCAAGAGGATATGAGTTTGAGTGCGCTGAACCACATTATCCTTTTATTTAAGTGTTAGGAGGCTATGGATAATTCTAAATATTGTGtcaaaaaataaagtaaaagaatACAACATAGTTTAAACTTTAAAAACAGATTGGGTCAGGTTGGAACCTTAAATATTGGAGTTCAAGTTCAACTCATATTTTAAacatatacaatttttttatccGAACTCATTTTTCGAGTTCAAACCCTATAAATGTTGAGCAATCTTTTACGCTTAAACAAGGAACTCGATCCTTGAACATGTCTCATTTGAATAAACTTTGATCGATtttaattctttctttttttttttgtttttcatttgaTAGATCCATGGGATTTTGAACATCATAGGATGGGGAACATTGATGCCTATTGGAGTGATTGTTGCAAGGTACTTCAAACAATTTCCAATTAAACTTGATCCTTGCTGGTACTACTTTCATTACTGTTGCCAAGTTGTTGGTTACATCCTTGGAACCGCTGGCTGGGGACTTGGACTATTCCTCGGACATGAATCCAAATACTATACCTTCCATTCGCACCGCGTCCTCGGCATTTGCATTTTTGGGTTCACTACCTTGCAAGTAACCCAAGtaacctttttctttttatttttcgtcATTTGATTCATTAAATGCAAATAGATCTGTTAATTGGGTAAGTCgaattgattttgaattaaatcaatattgattttttttaaacggTTGCAGATATTAGCATTTCAATTCAAGCCGACCCAAGAAGACGAGTATCGAAAGCATTGGAATGTTTATCACCATTTCCTTGGGTATGCATTACTTGTAATGATCCCAGTGAATATCTATAAAGGGATTAAATTACTAAAGCCTAATAATATAACTTGGAAATGGACATACAATGGGATCTTAGTGTTGTTAGGAGTGGTGGTTTTGGCTCTTGAGATTGTCACTTGGGCTATATTCTTATACAAAAAATGTTGCAAAAAAACGGTGGAAGAACCAAGTCCAAGAAGGGTTGAAATTGAAGAAGATAATAAGGGGCAAACTAAGGAAGGATCAAGTTCAAGGACAATTGAAGTTCAAGAATGAGCTTTGATTCATGACTTTCACTTATATGCCTTGTCCTATGTAGAATGTTAATACCCGATTTTTACTTGTGAATGAAGTAGTTCTTTGGGGATTCGAAACCAATGTATGGTTTACATGATTGACAAACCTATAATatgtaatttataattttttataattttttattttttaattaaatttagttattaacttttcaaaaataatcaaatcgtttttgatgaaaatgttaaTTGAAGCAATAATCTTTTAATGATGTTGGCATGATAACCTGTCTGATAATCCATGTATACTTCATGTTGACATGATACTATTTGTCTTATATGTCATACCTGTAACGACTCGATTTCCAGTAGTACCAAAAATTATAGTTTCAAGATCTTGTTTTTGTAAAacgagtccataaatattaaataaagatATTTACAGAATTATTATATAAGTGAATTGAAATTTGGATAATCAATTTAGCGAAATTGTGATTAATtagggcttagggactaaattataaaatctaatcgctatagatttttatTATAAAACGACTTGAGGACTTAAATTATAATTAACCTAATGtccaaaatgataattaaatCATTTTTCAATAGGTGATAGTTCATTATGATGACACCACTAAATTATGATTAAAGGTTAATTATACTAATTAACTtatgtttaattaaattaattaagattaattaGTGGTTAATATTAGTATAAAAGATAAATTAAAAGGAAAGTTATCAaatttttttcacttttaaaccgttcaaagaaagaaaaaaaaaataagggaCTGCCATCTTCGTAAGGGTTTAAGCTTTTAGCTTTAAATTTCAAGTAAATCCTtggttatattttttatttttatagatttttttttatcttgGAAGCTTGATTAAGCTAACCCAaggatcaatttgtaaaattttgaTGAGAtttcattgttgatttcttgaagttTTAGGTGTTAAATCGATAGAAATTAAGTTTAGtttaagaaaaggactaaattgtaaagtttgattgttagttttgtacattagggaccaaattgaataaaatgtaaaattgatgaTAGGAATAAGAACTAGAAGGTTCCTAATGAATAATTGTGAAATCAGATTTCAAACCGGAGTTTTAAGTTGAAAGATATGTTAACCCTGGTTTTAGGGACTGAACTGAAAAAATTGTATGAGTTCGCAATTAATTGTGAATTGGTTGATAATTGATAGTGCTATACGTTTTGTGTCAATCCATAGTTAACTTCGAATATGATTCATCGAGAGGGAAAGGAAAATCCAAAGCTATCAACAAGTAGCTCAAAATTCTGAACAATGTCGAGGCGCACCAAATCTTTCCATCCAATCCAGATTATGCCAAAAAAGCCTCTTGCTTCGATCCGCTGCGAATATTGAAATCCTAATTTTTCAATTATCCCATCTGCTTTATCACCGCTGACTCTTATTTCCATTAGACTAACAATGTTGAGCCTATGGTTTATGTTGTACTCTCTGAAAATATGTGGAAACTTTACGTTTGCGCACATTTGACAATTCCACATAAATATAGTAATTCCAGAATTCATTTATTTAAACAAAGATGGCACTCCTTTTTATTGATGGGCACTGTCTTGCACATCCTTGGTCTACCCCACATTTTTAAGAACTTCTGTTACCAAACCTTACTGCAACTAACTTTGGAGAAGTTCAACAATGTTACTAATTGACTCTGTCTAGGGAGCTTTGGGGGATGTGGCCTTAAAGGGGCTCCATTTCTCTCTTATGGTCTTTTTaagtcttttattattattaatctcaCTAATCTTCCCTTTTCCACTCCTTAAATTGCCAAAGTCTATTCAAAATACCAAGGCCTTTGTATCGCTCGCTACTACCGTCACCGGAGGCCTAGGGCAAACTTCATTGGGCCTCTCCCTTCCAATGAGTCAATGATGTCCTAGTTCTAAAAAACCTGACTTTTCCTTACGAACTAATACTGTTGAAGGCCCATAGTCGACATATTGACCCCCTCTCCGATTCTCAGCTTCAACGAGCCTGACCTTTGTTGGCCCATAATTATTCCATGTCCACTTTTATCTATAGGCCCCTGGATTCCCTTTACCCCATCAGCTGAACGACCCTCACCCTCCTTTTGTTGTTCCAGGCCCAAATGAGATGAGCCTGTTACTATTGTTAAAGACTGAACTACTGGGCTAGCTCTCCTTTGGCCCCTATCAGTCCTCAACCCAGTCCCCTTCCCTTGCACCCTTTCCTCCTCTACTAAGGCTTTCAATGCTTGGAACCTGGAGGCGCGCAATTTTTTCCGTTGTTTCCCTTCGCCATTCTAGGAGGTTGCCTACATTTCCTCTCCACTAGCATCCACGAGCCATAGTTGCTCGTGTTTATCGTCGACTCAACCGGGTTCAAGGCTAAGTTCGTCATATGTTCTTCCTTGCCATTTACACCCCTCCCTTCTGAATCCCCTAGTCTCTTTACCTTATTAGGGCAGAACACTTTCACATGGCCATAACACCCACACGAGAAACAGGCAATGGGTAGATACTCATATTTTACCACTACAAAACCCCATTGACCAGCacttgagatatcaatgccttctCCAAGTTCACGTACATCGCCATCCCTGCCAACCGCCCTTGAACCCCGTTATCCTTGTTAAAATCGAGCTTAGCAACTTTTCCTATTGTCCTCCTTATTTCCCCCAAAACCTTCCTTTTGTACATATACCCAGGCAGACTCAGAGCTAAATCCAACTTGATCAACAGAAAATAACTTACAAGTCAATGGAAATTAATCCATTTTTTCCTGTAAAATTACTTACCCTTTTGAAAAGCGTAAATTATTTTTCAGAAAATAGCTCATTTAtgaatacttttatttttatataaaaataaacttgAATCAAgtctaatattattatattaataataaaattttaattttaaaaataaataatatttgaatatcaaatattttattttccaatattattaaaatacatatttaattatttatattttataatatgattaattattaatttaattaattattttaataaattatttaatcttaaaattttattttaaaaataaattttaaataatattattcatatattgttgaaaatatttatatttatattaatattttaatattagatatgtattacaattatcaatatattaataataaatgttttatagtgtaaaatattaattttttaattatataaatatgaatatttgtttaaataatgtttagttttaTTTATCAATTCCAACTCTAATCTATTAATATCTACCCtaatatatgtaatatatgttaattaaattaagttttaattagatattatttattattaactttatatattatattaattattataaaatattatcttaTCATAAAATAAATTTCGATTGTTAAAAAGTAATGCTACTATAATATTTTGTAACAAATATAGTTTTGTTGTATTTGTTTCACTAAGaacaacttttaaaaataattttaaaatttttatcaaataacgGAAAATATTTCACACATAATCATTCAAACACTAGAAAAGATCGGCTTTTCTAGAAAATTaatctattttcaaaaatcattttctAAAAATTGTTTTAGTGAACCAAACTTAGCCTAAATTAAAATTGAAGTTGATTTATCAAATTTGAAatctttataaattaatttattgttaactattaaaataaaaatatttgaagaatattttatttcattatattttattttcaaaccaCCAAAATCAATATCAAAtggtaaatttaaattaaaaaataaaaattggtggtaaaatttaatcaagttcaaaGTTTAAAGGCAAAATTTAATCATATAAAAGTTAAGTGGTAAATTTACTAGTGTTCTTAAAGTATAGTGGCAAATATCAATTaaatagggtaaattacaccTAAGGTTATTatactattagtaaatttacgttttagtcactcaattttaaaagttacaaaatagatgttaaatcattcaaaagtttttatttaagtcattgttAAGATTTTTTTTAAGCCCGACTAGTGAGCTCTAAGCTACAATTCGACAATTGGTACAATACCCATCGACGAGTAGAATATATCTTAGATATAATTTGATATGAGGACAATATTGGAGATCCAATAAAAAATCTATTTAGATTTTGGTTCGCGGATTCATGACGTTCCAATCAAATGTTGTGAACAGAAAAAgctatacaacaacaattttaacAGTCCAACTACTtacataaaaattttgaaataattcaatgactattttataacgttttaaaattgaatgaccaaaacgtaaacttttgaataatttaataaaatttaccaatcaaaataaagtaaaataattaataaaattcatatcTTCTTTTTTGATGGACCAAACATTAAGCTTCCATTTCTAAATTTCCTCGTCCATATAAAaaccaataaaataataatatatatatatattatttttctcgaTTTGGGCCTATAAACCACTTAAAAGATAGTAACAAAATCCAAAAATGGCGGCTCCGGCAGTGGAGGGAGTAGCCGTGACGGCCCTCCGATCGGTCCTATTCCGAGTCCGACAGGCAGCTGAACGGGCGGGTACTCAACCAGAACGGGTCCGGGTCGTGGCCGTTTCGAAGACTAAGCCCGTGTCACTCATCCGCCAAATTTATGACGCCGGTCACCGCTGTTTCGGCGAAAATTATGTCCAAGAATTTGTTCAAAAAGCCCCTCAGGTATTTTTATGGGAAAATATAAATccaattttgaaaaaatttccttcctagttttctatttttattattaattattttggcAGCTGCCTGAGGATATTGAGTGGCATTTTATTGGACATTTACAGAGCAACAAAGTTAAAACCCTTCTCGGTATGGTAaaatttcccaaatttttttctcttattgagattaaatttaattatttttgcaaGCATTTTTTTACGATTTAATTTAAAGTTGTTCTTTAATTTATAACATAAAATTGCGAAATTGAAATTTGTATCTACAAATTTTGAAAGTAAATTCAATCTTTATGTAATTTGTTTATTTAGTttaaatggttaaatttttattgattttattatatGAAGAAAAGACAGAAacaatctcataaaatataatttaatttgtatatgattaggtattttagtaatttcatataTGAGTTGATATCGACTGACTCATGACATCAACTCGGTAAAACACTTATTTTATGTTTaggatttatttataatttttttactgaTAATTCCTTGTCTGCTTTGGTTTTAGCTGTAAAAATAGCATAAGATTGCCATTTTCATTTATGTTTAGCATTGGAAAGGTGTTTTAAtgcactgttttttttttttttttttttacttgaatCAAATAGAAGTAACATATAACCATCGGAGTTAGGTGAGAGTTAGGTGAGATGGTGAGGGTCTCTCCTACCTTAACTAGTAGTGGAGAGTTCAATTCTTGCCTTGGGTATGGAGCAGCATCTATCCCCTTAATGGGCCTACAGAATGCGGAGGATTAATTACCAAGCTCGCTCCAGTTGATACTTTGAGaaatcaaaaaataataataataaaagtaacatgttaaaatttaataaattttaattaaacaatccTTAAATGCTGCCTATAGGCATTTTCATGAAGTTCTTATTAGCTATGCTATTCAGACTCACATGTGAGTGTTGGATGCTGATATGTACCCGGCACAGGTATATTCAACTTTAAGTTAGTTTCTCCACAGGGACGAAGCCAAAAAATTGCTTTAGGAGGGGTAGAGATGAATCATAAATTATTGctaggccaaagtgtaattttaccattatactagcatataatttcataaaattttaagggATTAAATGACAAATCTACCATTTTGGGCACTGCCTGCCCCCCTTTGTCTTTGCCCCTGTAGCTTACCAATATAATAGTTTCTTTCTCTTTAAGTTTGTTGTTTCTCTAAATGCAGGTGGAGTGCCAAATCTAGCCTTTTTTGAGGGTGTTGATAATGAGAAGGTGAAGACTTAGCCCtatctttgttctttattttttgtgTATGTAAGGGAAAGTTATGTATTCGGTTTTCGTCCGGGCCGAGTTTTGAGCAATCATACATCTTGTGTTTAGATCGCAAACCATCTTGACCGTGCAGTTTCGAGCCTTGGGAGAAACCCtttgaaaatttttgtacaaGTAAATACAAGTGGAGAACCATGTGAGTCCCTCTAGTTTTAAGATTCGAATATTCAGTTCGATTTTGTTTGACCTTTGTAGGAATATCATTTAGCGTTATGTATTCAAATCATATGTTTTCCATATGTAAACCTAGTCTAAAAGCCGATAGGACCAATCAATTGATTGCCTTGATGTCGTTTCAGCAAAATCTGGGATAGATCCATCAGGTTGTGTTCGGCTTGCAGAACATGTTAAATCGCATTGTCCGCATTTGGAGTTTTCTGGTTTAATGACGATAGGGATGCCAGACTACACATCAACACCGGAGAACTTCAGGGTAATGAATTAGTCCCTATATCTTTGTTTTCTTGATGTTGTTCATTATTTTGGCACTCCTGAACCTGAATTAGGCTTTCTTCTATTCCTTCCTTTCATATATTCCATCATTGGATAACATGCTTTGGCGTTGTTTTGTATCTTGTGATGAATAGACACTATCAAAGTGTAGAGTTGAGGTTTGTAAGGCACTCGGAATGACAGAAGATCAATGCGAGCTATCGATGGGCATGTCCGGTGACTTTGAACAAGCGGTAAGGAATACCTCTAAGAAAAGTAGAAGTCGGTTTGGTTCGAGTCGAGTCGGGTCAGGGGGGTATGGGGGCAGATACAAGTCTtctaaaaatttcatcatgactCAGATCGATTGAAAACTCTTTAGAAAAAGCTAGAATGTGGATACCATCTGTTCTGTTGTCGTTGATACATACATTTCGTGTTTGATTAAACATCTCTATGCTGATTGCAGCATTGGTGAATGTCACTCACTGGTCTTTTTGCAGATTGAAATGGGGAGTACAAATGTGAGGATTGGGTCCACCATTTTTGGACCAAGGGACTATTCAAAGAAGCAGCCAAATTGATGGCTAAAGAATTTgttgaatatatatttatatccaaTTCCATTCTATCATTTATTGACAAAAATTACCACATCCATGTAACTTTTTACTTATATGAAGTGTATTGTATAGCCTTTGTAGTTATTGGCTCACTTATGATGGGACTCACTTCAATCACACTTATGCCAATGAGAAAATTATAAACAAAGTTATCaagtttttattctttttaatgaTTTCTTCTGTACATTTGTTTTCAGGGTCTAAAGTTCAAATATACCcttttcaaatttaatttttatatttttattattatgaatTTAGTTTATCTACtttttggattttaaaatttagatgtaattgttaatattgttaattatttttgttaaatttgaggTCTAATTGTTAACAATGTCGtagtaataaatttaaatttaacaaaataattttaatatcgtaaaaatataagaattaaattttaaatttacaaacaACAGGAAAAAAAGCAGGGatcaatttaaatattaaagtaaaattaaGGTACCACATTGAAAAGCCCTTATTTTTAAAGAGAGGGGGAGAATTTCTTTGCCTGAGTCAACTCAAAAACCTCTGATTTAACTCGGTACCCGACTTCTCTTATCTTAAACCTCACTAAAACACTCTCTCGACTCTCTAGCTTTGTCTCAAAACCCAAAAATTTTCTCAGAAATGGCTTCACTTTCTCTCCAACCCAAATTTTCTCTACATCCAAACAACTCAATTCTCCATTTCCACCCCCAAAACAAACCTCAAATAATCTTCTTCACcagaaaagt is part of the Gossypium arboreum isolate Shixiya-1 chromosome 5, ASM2569848v2, whole genome shotgun sequence genome and harbors:
- the LOC108451946 gene encoding uncharacterized protein LOC108451946; the protein is MAAPAVEGVAVTALRSVLFRVRQAAERAGTQPERVRVVAVSKTKPVSLIRQIYDAGHRCFGENYVQEFVQKAPQLPEDIEWHFIGHLQSNKVKTLLGGVPNLAFFEGVDNEKIANHLDRAVSSLGRNPLKIFVQVNTSGEPSKSGIDPSGCVRLAEHVKSHCPHLEFSGLMTIGMPDYTSTPENFRTLSKCRVEVCKALGMTEDQCELSMGMSGDFEQAIEMGSTNVRIGSTIFGPRDYSKKQPN
- the LOC108452585 gene encoding cytochrome b561 and DOMON domain-containing protein At4g12980-like codes for the protein MINPSKKGKTKMQSFALNTIFILISLSYLSIVVSSSKPLNPCNGDFLHTQAYRQMQNQTNTTHCKKLSSLQAQFAWNYHKTSHNQTQLNILIGTKSITNMGWLAWGINPDLPRMVGTRAIIAVKVPNQITPSVNTYNITKDIQLGCKFQPSGIDFMVQNMTVVDDKDVGFFSVFATLVLPQRYNVSSLNHVWQVGYCVDGLEPKMHETSLGNLDSKEVLDLETGDCQNIGQHRRHMRKIHGILNIIGWGTLMPIGVIVARYFKQFPIKLDPCWYYFHYCCQVVGYILGTAGWGLGLFLGHESKYYTFHSHRVLGICIFGFTTLQILAFQFKPTQEDEYRKHWNVYHHFLGYALLVMIPVNIYKGIKLLKPNNITWKWTYNGILVLLGVVVLALEIVTWAIFLYKKCCKKTVEEPSPRRVEIEEDNKGQTKEGSSSRTIEVQE